The Polyodon spathula isolate WHYD16114869_AA chromosome 23, ASM1765450v1, whole genome shotgun sequence genome has a window encoding:
- the LOC121298312 gene encoding matrilin-4-like: protein MKLLFFCAMFLFILMVSLDARPGKPDHKCKTGPLDLVFIIDSSRSVRAFEFETMRKFMIDIIHALDVGPNATQVGVFQYSSQLQSIFSLKSFSKKADMVKAINEIIPLAQGTMTGLAIQYAMNVAFSAQEGARSNIPKVAVIVTDGRPQDRVAEVAAQARERGIEIYAVGVQRADMNSLRAMASPPLEEHVFLVESFDLIQQFGKQFQDKLCGQDLCSEMHHGCEHVCVSTPGSYHCECNPGYKLNEDGKSCSAIDLCAEGQHDCEHICLSSPGSYSCRCRAGYYLNQGQKTCTMVDYCSFGNHSCQHECVSVLSGYFCHCNEGYTLQDDGKTCQPNDLCNSVDHGCEFKCVSNLGSYHCVCPEGQSLQEDGKTCSTCRSANIDLVLIIDGSKSVRPQNFELVKRFVNQVVDSLDVSASGTRVGLVQYSSHVRTEFPLSQYQSAEDIKAAVLGVHYMEKGTMTGLALKHMVENSFSEAEGARPLIKNIPRVGLVFTDGRSQDNISEWAKRAKDAGITMYAVGVGKAVEAELREIASEPADKHFYYTTDFTAINQIAENLKLNICAEESLGEIEVKDPCACESLLEFQQRTMSALEELSQRLAQMTARLEELENQLVSKK, encoded by the exons atgaagctgctgtttttttgtgcaatgttCTTGTTCATCCTGATGGTGAGCCTGGACGCCAGACCAGGAAAGCCGG ATCACAAGTGTAAGACGGGCCCTCTGGACCTGGTCTTCATCATTGACAGCTCCAGGAGCGTGAGGGCCTTTGAGTTTGAGACGATGAGGAAGTTCATGATCGATATCATCCACGCTCTGGATGTGGGCCCCAACGCCACGCAGGTCGGAGTGTTCCAGTACTCCAGCCAGCTCCAGAGCATCTTCTCACTCAAGAGCTTCAGCAAGAAAGCTGACATGGTGAAAGCCATCAACGAGATCATTCCGCTGGCCCAGGGCACCATGACCGGCCTCGCCATCCAGTACGCCATGAACGTGGCTTTCAGCGCACAGGAGGGCGCCCGCAGTAACATACCCAAGGTGGCGGTGATCGTGACGGACGGCCGGCCGCAGGACCGCGTAGCTGAGGTGGCGGCTCAGGCACGGGAGAGGGGCATCGAGATCTACGCAGTGGGAGTGCAGAGGGCCGACATGAACTCACTGAGGGCTATGGCCTCCCCACCCCTCGAGGAGCACGTCTTCCTGGTCGAGTCCTTTGATCTCATCCAGCAGTTTGGAAAGCAGTTCCAAGACAAGCTCTGTG GTCAGGATCTGTGCAGTGAGATGCATCATGGCTGTGAGCATGTCTGTGTGAGCACTCCTGGATCGTACCACTGTGAATGCAACCCTGGATATAAACTCAACGAGGACGGCAAGTCATGCTCAG CTATTGACCTCTGCGCAGAAGGACAGCACGACTGCGAACACATTTGTCTGAGCTCCCCTGGTTCATACTCCTGCCGCTGCAGAGCCGGTTACTACCTCAACCAGGGCCAGAAGACATGCACAA TGGTTGACTACTGTTCGTTTGGGAACCACAGCTGTCAGCACGAATGTGTCAGTGTCCTAAGCGGCTATTTTTGTCACTGTAATGAAGGATACACACTTCAGGATGATGGGAAAACCTGCCAGC CCAATGACCTTTGCAACTCAGTGGACCATGGCTGTGAGTTCAAGTGTGTCAGCAACCTTGGTTCCTACCACTGCGTCTGCCCAGAGGGACAGTCCCTGCAGGAGGACGGCAAGACCTGCAGCA CCTGCAGGTCCGCTAACATCGATTTAGTCCTCATTATCGACGGCTCCAAGAGCGTGCGGCCGCAGAACTTCGAGCTGGTCAAGAGGTTTGTGAACCAGGTGGTGGACTCCCTGGACGTGTCGGCCAGCGGGACCCGGGTGGGGCTGGTGCAGTACTCAAGCCACGTGCGCACAGAGTTCCCCCTCAGCCAGTACCAGAGCGCGGAGGACATCAAGGCAGCCGTCCTGGGCGTGCATTACATGGAGAAGGGCACCATGACGGGGCTGGCCCTGAAGCACATGGTGGAGAACAGCTTCTCAGAGGCCGAAGGAGCCAGACCCCTCATCAAGAACATCCCCAGAGTGGGCCTGGTCTTCACTGACGGGCGCTCCCAGGACAACATCTCCGAGTGGGCCAAACGGGCCAAAGATGCAG GCATCACCATGTACGCTGTGGGGGTCGGGAAAGCGGTCGAGGCAGAGCTTCGGGAGATCGCCTCCGAACCCGCAGACAAACATTTCTACTACACGACAGACTTCACAGCCATCAACCAGATCGCAGAAAACCTGAAACTCAACATCTGTGCAG AGGAGAGCCTCGGGGAAATCGAGGTGAAAGACCCGTGTGCCTGTGAGAGCCTGTTGGAGTTCCAGCAAAGAACCATGTCTGCTTTGGAGGAGCTCTCTCAAAGAC TCGCTCAGATGACAGCCAGACTGGAAGAACTGGAAAACCAGCTTGTCTCAAAGAAATGA
- the LOC121298392 gene encoding odorant receptor 131-2-like: MIFIYLLLQCSEDQSRDMYSTEGPAGSPLNSSVASAEIKDNFDTAVVKNVVIVFLCIFISYINGILVFTFLKNRIFYETSRYILFIHMVINDIIQLAVTATLFVVSYILFKINVSFCCFLVSVAVFATTNTPLSLAAMAVERYVAICNPLRHSQICTVRRTYILIAAIWAAGTISILPDLFIILATEPVSFFHSSVFCVRDYVFRLPELVQKRNIVHAVNLAFVGFTLMYTYFRVLFAVKSATTDAASAAKARNTILLHGVQLLLCMLTYIGPSLEFSLLYIFPGKTLEIRYLTYLIVQVLPRFLSPMIYGVRDQMLRKYLKRHFLCKTI; this comes from the coding sequence atgatttttatttatttgcttctgCAGTGTTCTGAAGACCAGTCACGAGACATGTACTCTACTGAGGGCCCAGCCGGCTCTCCCTTGAATAGCAGCGTTGCCTCAGCTGAAATCAAAGATAATTTTGACACAGCCGTTGTTAAAAATGTCGTCATTGTTTTTCTGTGCATTTTCATCAGCTACATCAACGGGATTCTGGTCTTCACATTCTTAAAGAACCGAATATTTTATGAGACTTCGCGATACATACTGTTCATTCACATGGTAATCAATGATATTATTCAGTTAGCTGTTACAGCGACATTATTTGTAGTgagttatatattatttaaaatcaatgtctCCTTCTGTTGTTTTCTAGTGTCAGTTGCTGTCTTTGCCACTACGAACACCCCTCTGAGTCTCGCAGCGATGGCTGTTGAGCGTTACGTAGCCATCTGCAACCCCCTGCGGCACTCTCAGATCTGCACGGTGCGCAGGACATACATTCTCATTGCTGCGATCTGGGCTGCAGGCACCATTTCTATATTGCCAGATTTGTTTATCATTTTGGCAACAGAGCCAGTAAGCTTTTTCCACTCATCTGTTTTCTGCGTTCGCGATTATGTTTTCAGGTTGCCTGAACTAGTTCAGAAGAGAAACATTGTACATGCTGTAAATTTAGCTTTTGTTGGGTTTACTTTAATGTACACTTATTTCAGAGTCCTATTTGCAGTGAAGTCAGCCACCACGGACGCGGCTTCTGCTGCAAAGGCTCGCAACACCATCCTGCTGCACGGGGTCCAGTTGCTGCTGTGTATGCTAACGTACATCGGACCTTCCTTGGAATTCAGTCTCTTATATATCTTTCCAGGAAAGACCTTAGAAATTCGATACTTGACTTACTTAATAGTTCAGGTACTGCCCAGGTTCCTGAGTCCCATGATTTACGGGGTCAGAGACCAAATGCTTAGAAAGTACCTGAAAAGACACTTTTTATGCAAGACCATATAA
- the LOC121297945 gene encoding potassium voltage-gated channel subfamily S member 1-like: protein MCPDRAPPVDAVTMVNETLPMWDPHSEDHLLNINVGGLKRSLCSSTLKKFPDTRLGRLLSCDSEESILQICDDYDVKEQEFYFDRNPGLFPYVLHFYQTGKLHIMEDLCVFSFCQEIEYWGINEFFLDSCCSYRYQDRKLENRDKSWDEESDVSSIDTSVDEISDLTKDILLFRDMHCGAVRKCLWLTLENPGYSIPSKLFSFISISVVLTSIATMCINSLPEYQVFDEDGTVLDDRTLQILEYFCVSWFSFEVLARMILAPNRKKFFLNPLNQIDLVSVLPIYFTLLFDLSVGGDSGKLGNLGKLVQVLRLMRIFRVLKLARHSTGLRSLGATLKHSYREVGSLLLYLAVGVSVFSGMAYTAEYEEEVGLDTIPACWWWGTVSMTTVGYGDVVPVTIAGKLAASGCILGGILVVALPITIIFNKFSHFYRKQKALEASVRNGHRKPLKPGEGEVEEMESQELEEEKEVEEGVDWGRSRKEAASPPP from the exons ATGTGTCCTGATAGAGCTCCTCCAGTGGATGCGGTGACCATGGTCAATGAAACCCTCCCCATGTGGGATCCTCACTCCGAGGATCACCTCCTCAACATCAACGTGGGAGGCCTGAAGAGGAGCCTCTGTTCCAGCACCCTCAAGAAGTTCCCGGACACCAGGTTGGGCCGGCTGCTGTCCTGCGACTCTGAGGAGTCCATCCTGCAGATCTGCGATGACTACGACGTGAAGGAGCAGGAGTTCTACTTCGACCGGAACCCCGGGCTCTTTCCCTACGTGCTCCACTTCTACCAGACAGGGAAGCTTCACATCATGGAGGACCTGTGCGTCTTCTCCTTCTGCCAGGAGATCGAGTACTGGGGGATCAACGAGTTCTTCCTGGACAGCTGCTGCAGCTATCGCTACCAGGACCGCAAGCTGGAGAATCGGGACAAGAGCTGGGACGAGGAAAGCGACGTGAGCAGCATAGACACCTCTGTTGACGAGATCTCGGACCTGACGAAGGACATCCTGCTGTTCCGGGACATGCACTGCGGAGCTGTCCGCAAGTGCCTGTGGTTGACTTTGGAGAACCCCGGGTATTCCATCCCCAGCAAGCTGTTCAGCTTCATCTCCATCAGCGTGGTGCTCACCTCGATAGCCACCATGTGCATCAACAGCCTCCCCGAGTACCAGGTGTTTGACGAGGACGGGACCGTACTGGATGACCGCACACTTCAGATCCTAGAGTATTTCTGTGTCAGCTGGTTCAGCTTTGAGGTCTTGGCCCGCATGATCCTGGCACCAAACAGGAAGAAGTTCTTTCTGAATCCTCTTAACCAGATTGACCTGGTGTCCGTGCTTCCTATCTACTTCACCTTGCTCTTTGACCTGAGTGTGGGGGGCGACTCTGGGAAACTGGGAAACCTGGGGAAACTGGTCCAGGTGTTACGGCTCATGAGAATATTCAGGGTGTTAAAGCTGGCGAGGCACTCCACTGGACTGAGGTCGCTGGGAGCGACATTAAAG cacagTTACCGGGAGGTGGGGAGCTTGCTGCTGTACCTGGCAGTGGGCGTGTCGGTGTTCTCTGGCATGGCATACACTGCGGAGTATGAAGAGGAGGTGGGTCTGGATACCATCCCAGCATGCTGGTGGTGGGGCACGGTCAGCATGACCACGGTAGGCTACGGAGACGTGGTGCCGGTCACCATCGCCGGCAAGCTGGCCGCCTCGGGTTGTATCCTGGGGGGCATCCTGGTGGTGGCGCTGCCCATCACCATCATCTTCAACAAGTTCTCCCACTTCTACCGCAAGCAGAAGGCCCTGGAGGCCTCCGTGAGGAACGGGCACAGGAAGCCGCTGAAGCCGGGGGAGGGAGAGGTGGAGGAGATGGAGAGCCAGGAactggaggaggagaaggaggtggaggagggggtCGACTGGGGGAGGAGCAGGAAAGAGGCTGCCTCCCCTCCCCCCTAG